The Etheostoma spectabile isolate EspeVRDwgs_2016 chromosome 1, UIUC_Espe_1.0, whole genome shotgun sequence genome has a segment encoding these proteins:
- the lingo1b gene encoding leucine-rich repeat and immunoglobulin-like domain-containing nogo receptor-interacting protein 1-B — MTVLVSSRMVSGEAGGHSYLVACWQPILILMLGTVLSGSTTGCPSRCDCNGQERSVVCHRRRLAALPEGIPTETRMLDLSKNRLKTLGNEEFINYPQLEELQLNENTISSIEPGAFTNLMNLRTLGLRNNQLKLIQLGVFTGLTNLTQLDISENKIVILLDYMFQELYNLRALEVGDNDLVFISPRSFHGLSNLESLNIEGYNLASVPTDALSHLHNLLSLRLSYLNVTAMKDYSFKRLYRLRVLEISQMPALDTMTAKCLFGLNLTSLSITNCNLTVIPYQAISHLRYLRFFNLSFNPIHTVEGNKLFNLQKLQAFYLAGGRLTAIEPYSFRGLNHLRVLNVSSNRLNTLEESVFHSVGNLETLALFDNPLACDCRLLWVFRRRWRLNFNRQQPMCASPEIVQGQEFKDFPDILPSDYFICQKSKIMDYKVQESHVDEGTTVHFDCQAEGDPVPVIMWLSPKKEYITTKTVGSRLSVSNEGTLEVRYAQIQDNGTYLCIASNAAGNDTKAAHLFVHSYSPNWPHQPNKTFAFISNQPSDEGANVTRATVTFPFDVKTLIIATTMGFISFLGVVLFCLVILFLWSRGKDNAKSSIEVEYVPRKEEPEEASPTDAPVQFNMKIM; from the coding sequence GTAAGCAGTAGGATGGTGTCTGGGGAGGCAGGAGGGCACAGCTACTTGGTGGCATGCTGGCAGCCCATCCTGATCCTCATGCTGGGCACCGTCCTTTCTGGCTCCACCACCGGTTGCCCCTCCCGATGTGACTGCAACGGTCAGGAGCGTTCAGTCGTGTGCCATCGACGGAGACTGGCAGCTCTTCCTGAGGGCATACCCACAGAAACAAGGATGCTGGACCTCAGCAAGAACCGTCTCAAAACTCTGGGGAACGAGGAGTTCATTAATTACCCCCAGTTAGAGGAGCTGCAACTTAACGAAAACACAATTTCATCCATTGAGCCTGGAGCCTTTACCAACCTCATGAACCTTCGAACTCTAGGTCTGCGCAACAACCAGCTGAAGCTCATTCAGCTGGGGGTGTTCACAGGCCTGACCAACCTTACCCAGCTGGATATTAGTGAGAACAAAATTGTCATTCTGCTCGACTATATGTTCCAGGAGCTGTACAATCTGAGAGCTCTGGAGGTTGGTGACAATGACCTAGTATTCATCTCACCAAGATCGTTTCATGGCCTCAGCAACCTTGAAAGCCTCAACATCGAGGGATACAATCTTGCCTCAGTGCCCACTGATGCCCTTAGCCATTTGCATAACCTGTTGTCACTTCGATTAAGCTATCTTAACGTCACTGCCATGAAGGATTACTCCTTTAAGAGGCTGTATCGGCTCAGAGTGTTGGAGATATCTCAAATGCCTGCCCTGGATACCATGACCGCAAAATGCTTGTTTGGACTCAACCTAACATCATTGTCCATCACAAATTGTAATCTTACTGTCATCCCCTACCAAGCCATCAGTCACCTGAGATATCTCCGGTTTTTTAATCTGTCTTTCAATCCCATTCATACTGTGGAAGGGAACAAACTCTTCAATCTTCAGAAGCTCCAGGCTTTTTATTTGGCTGGTGGGAGATTAACTGCCATTGAGCCCTACTCTTTCCGAGGACTCAACCACCTCCGTGTACTCAATGTATCCAGCAACAGATTGAACACCCTAGAGGAGTCCGTTTTCCACTCAGTGGGAAACCTGGAGACTCTGGCTTTGTTTGACAACCCGTTGGCCTGCGACTGTCGCTTGCTCTGGGTCTTCCGCCGGCGATGGAGGCTCAACTTTAACAGACAGCAGCCCATGTGTGCTTCACCTGAAATTGTTCAAGGACAAGAGTTCAAGGACTTCCCAGACATTCTCCCTTCTGACTATTTTATTTGCCAGAAATCAAAGATCATGGATTATAAGGTTCAAGAAAGCCATGTAGATGAAGGAACTACGGTTCATTTTGACTGCCAGGCTGAGGGTGACCCGGTCCCTGTGATAATGTGGCTATCCCCTAAGAAGGAATACATCACTACCAAAACTGTGGGATCAAGGCTTTCTGTGTCTAATGAGGGCACTTTGGAGGTGCGTTACGCCCAAATCCAAGACAACGGCACCTACTTGTGCATTGCAAGCAATGCAGCAGGCAATGACACCAAAGCTGCTCACCTTTTTGTGCATAGCTATTCCCCCAATTGGCCCCACCAGCCAAACAAGACATTTGCCTTCATTTCCAACCAGCCCAGCGATGAAGGTGCTAATGTAACCCGGGCCACAGTTACATTTCCATTTGATGTAAAGACACTCATCATTGCAACCACTATGGGATTTATCTCTTTCCTTGGAGTTGTCCTTTTCTGTCTTGTAATATTGTTTCTCTGGAGTCGGGGAAAAGACAATGCTAAGTCAAGTATAGAGGTTGAATATGTGCCACGTAAAGAGGAACCAGAGGAGGCCAGTCCAACCGACGCACCCGTACAATTCAACATGAAAATCATGTGA